A genomic window from Quercus lobata isolate SW786 chromosome 10, ValleyOak3.0 Primary Assembly, whole genome shotgun sequence includes:
- the LOC115963998 gene encoding transcription initiation factor IIE subunit alpha-like, whose translation MHTHSYCCLDYAQIYDVVRYRLHRMKKKLKDELDNKNTVQEYICPNCGKRYTALDALRLISMEDEFFHCESCNGELVAESDKLAAQEGGDGDDNARRRRREKLKDMLQNLEVQLKPLIDQLTRVKDLPVPEFGTLHAWEARASAAVRAANGDSGAIDPSKSSQGLGYGGTSLPFVGDTKVEVDFSGTEGKGENIKSETETSSLKVLPPWMIKEGMNLTKEQRGEVKQELRMDGSSAAVEFSDDKKATIENDDKKNIQDEYIKAYYAALLKKQQELDEAAKKEHELSNTHSLNGVSDTTSNRQVGIKSKRDEDEGDDDVEWEEAPVAGNSNENYKVNDLNVQADASGDDEDDIDWEEG comes from the exons ATGCACACTCACTCCTACTGTTGTCTGGATTATGCtcag ATCTATGATGTCGTCAGGTACAGATTGCACCGTATGAAGAAAAAACTGAAAGATGAATTGGACAACAAGAATACAGTTCAGGAGTATATATGCCCCAACTGTGGGAAAAG GTACACTGCATTGGATGCATTACGGTTGATTTCTATGGAGGATGAATTTTTTCATTGTGAAAGTTGTAATGGAGAACTTGTGGCTGAGAGTGACAAGTTAGCTGCTCAAGAAGGAGGAGATGGAGATGACAATGCAAGAAGGCGAAGGCGTGAAAAGTTAAAGGACATGCTTCAAAACTTGGAG GTACAGCTTAAGCCATTAATAGATCAACTCACTAGAGTAAAAGACTTACCTGTTCCTGAATTTGGCACGCTTCATGCATGGGAAGCTCGAGCAAGTGCTGCTGTGCGTGCAGCAAATGGTGATTCCGGTGCTATTGATCCTTCCAAATCTTCCCAGGGATTGGGTTATGGTGGAACGTCATTGCCTTTTGTTGGAGACACCAAG GTTGAAGTTGACTTTTCTGGGACTGAAGGCAAGGGAGAGAATATTAAATCTGAAACTGAAACTTCATCTCTGAAAGTTTTGCCACCATGGATGATCAAGGAAGGAATGAACCTCACAAAGGAACAACGGGGAGAGGTCAAGCAGGAGTTGAGGATGGATGGCAGTTCAGCAGCTGTAGAATTTTCAGATGACAAAAAGGCAACAATTGAAAATGATGATAAGAAGAATATACAG GATGAGTATATCAAAGCATATTACGCTGCTTTACTCAAGAAACAGCAAGAATTGGACGAAGCTGCTAAGAAAGAACATGAATTGTCAAATACACACTCCTTGAACGGTGTTTCTGACACGACTTCTAATCGCCAAGTTGGGATAAAGTCAAAACGTGACGAGGATGAGGGAGATGATGATGTGGAATGGGAAGAGGCTCCAGTTGCTG gcaattcaaatgaaaattacaaaGTGAATGACTTGAATGTTCAAGCTGATGCTTCAGGagatgatgaggatgatatAGACTGGGAGGAAGGTTAA